From uncultured Methanobrevibacter sp., one genomic window encodes:
- a CDS encoding radical SAM protein translates to MNSFNEFNSTKILPETIVKNAINDNCLSIAWTYNEPTLYFDFARETSLISHKENLKNAYVSNGYMSEESLEETVKFIDAFNIDLKFFDDGLYRKICGGKLDIVLDNLKAIHQSKSHLEITTLLINDLNTDEDHIRSICNFVLEELGEEVPIHFS, encoded by the coding sequence ATGAATTCTTTCAATGAATTCAACTCAACTAAAATACTACCAGAAACCATCGTTAAAAATGCCATTAATGATAATTGCCTATCGATTGCTTGGACCTACAATGAACCTACGCTATACTTTGACTTCGCCCGTGAAACCTCCTTGATTTCACATAAGGAAAATCTTAAAAATGCATATGTTTCCAATGGCTATATGAGTGAGGAATCATTAGAGGAAACAGTGAAATTTATCGATGCCTTCAACATAGACTTGAAGTTCTTTGATGACGGGCTCTATAGGAAAATATGTGGAGGCAAATTGGATATTGTTCTTGACAATCTAAAAGCAATTCATCAAAGCAAGTCCCATTTGGAAATCACCACCCTTTTGATCAATGACTTGAATACAGATGAGGACCACATAAGATCAATCTGCAATTTCGTATTGGAGGAATTGGGAGAAGAGGTTCCCATTCACTTTTCA
- the thiL gene encoding thiamine-phosphate kinase, which yields MKSSQIKVSELGEKQLIERIIQKSKSCSIYKPSDFNDFDDKTSIGDDSALTNVNIDDNSYLVSSSDMLIQSSHFPKAMTHFQMGYKSVVVNVSDLASMGAENIGFLLNLAIPKDTLLDDFDELVCGVIQACDNYNIPLIGGDTNEASEIIISGTAIGQVDKERALMKYGFEIGDLLCISGELAYAALGFELLKLIEENPKSKEIIEKIKSIDSTLIDLAILKALKPEAKYKEGHILRDYNTNNNRITATDITDGLASELYEIISSDKKYHNGEDSYTKGIRIYEEKLPVEDEFKEIANVLGLNYLDLFFHVGEDFELLFTINKELKDQLSSDMNYYVIGEITDNNTVEIVLSNGNIEKISSRGYQHLK from the coding sequence ATGAAATCAAGCCAAATAAAAGTCTCCGAACTCGGTGAAAAGCAATTGATTGAGAGAATCATTCAAAAGTCAAAATCATGCTCTATCTATAAGCCTTCCGATTTTAATGATTTTGATGATAAAACATCAATAGGAGACGATTCTGCACTTACAAATGTCAACATTGATGACAATAGCTATTTGGTCTCATCATCTGACATGCTGATTCAATCCAGCCACTTCCCAAAGGCCATGACTCATTTTCAAATGGGATACAAGTCAGTTGTAGTCAATGTAAGCGATCTTGCAAGCATGGGTGCAGAGAATATTGGATTTTTATTGAACCTAGCTATTCCTAAAGACACATTGCTAGATGACTTTGATGAATTAGTCTGTGGAGTTATACAGGCTTGTGACAATTATAATATCCCATTAATCGGTGGAGATACCAATGAAGCCAGTGAAATCATAATCTCTGGAACAGCCATTGGTCAGGTAGATAAGGAAAGGGCATTGATGAAATATGGGTTCGAAATTGGAGATTTGCTTTGCATAAGCGGTGAATTGGCTTATGCTGCACTTGGATTTGAACTCTTAAAGCTCATTGAAGAAAACCCTAAAAGCAAAGAAATCATTGAAAAGATTAAATCAATTGATTCAACACTTATTGATTTAGCTATTTTAAAGGCATTGAAGCCAGAGGCAAAATATAAAGAAGGCCATATTTTAAGAGATTACAATACAAACAATAATAGAATCACAGCTACCGACATTACAGATGGCTTGGCAAGTGAATTATATGAGATCATAAGCTCTGATAAGAAATATCATAATGGTGAGGATTCATACACAAAAGGAATAAGGATATATGAAGAAAAGCTTCCAGTAGAAGATGAATTCAAGGAAATAGCTAATGTCTTAGGATTAAATTACTTGGATTTATTCTTCCATGTAGGAGAAGATTTTGAACTTTTATTCACAATAAACAAAGAGTTGAAAGATCAATTGTCAAGCGATATGAATTATTATGTAATTGGAGAGATTACAGATAATAATACAGTTGAAATAGTACTCTCAAATGGCAATATTGAAAAAATAAGCTCAAGAGGTTACCAACATCTAAAATAG
- a CDS encoding GNAT family N-acetyltransferase, with product MESIITNEKDERFIELTKELDNEWFQLRGEEVLKYQEYNDLKDPHIVILALNWGRPIACASFRLFDKDTIEIRRVYVKKRYRRNGIAYKLIKQLEKLAMEENFKYSVIETGRENTAAINLYKKLDYEVIDSFGMFEGDDFCICMKKQFKSLIF from the coding sequence ATGGAATCCATTATTACAAATGAAAAGGATGAGAGATTCATTGAGCTTACAAAGGAGTTGGACAATGAATGGTTCCAGCTTCGCGGTGAGGAAGTATTGAAATATCAGGAATATAACGATTTAAAGGACCCTCATATTGTAATCCTGGCTTTAAATTGGGGCAGGCCAATAGCTTGTGCAAGCTTTAGGCTATTTGATAAGGACACCATTGAGATAAGAAGAGTTTATGTCAAGAAAAGATACAGAAGAAATGGAATAGCATACAAGCTTATAAAGCAGCTTGAAAAATTGGCAATGGAAGAGAATTTCAAGTATTCAGTCATTGAAACAGGAAGAGAAAACACTGCAGCCATTAACCTATATAAGAAGCTGGACTATGAGGTCATCGACAGTTTTGGCATGTTTGAAGGGGATGATTTCTGCATCTGCATGAAAAAACAGTTTAAAAGCCTTATTTTCTAA
- a CDS encoding nucleoside deaminase — MHKKFMDEAIKEAEISLSEGGIPIGAVLVKDNEVISRGHNRIIQNNSVILHGEMDAIENAKGLDYDDYRKCTLYTTLSPCPMCSGAVLLYNIPRVVIGDNTTLMGAENLLKDNDVEIIVLNDSRCNELFESFVNENPGVWEKELAKVGNTTELKK, encoded by the coding sequence ATGCATAAGAAATTCATGGATGAAGCAATCAAGGAGGCCGAAATATCATTGTCTGAAGGTGGTATCCCTATCGGTGCAGTCCTTGTAAAGGACAATGAAGTAATATCCAGAGGCCATAATAGGATTATACAGAACAATTCAGTAATTCTTCATGGTGAAATGGATGCAATAGAAAATGCAAAGGGCCTTGATTATGACGATTATAGAAAATGCACCCTTTACACAACCCTTTCACCTTGTCCAATGTGTTCTGGAGCAGTGCTCCTATACAATATTCCAAGAGTGGTTATAGGTGATAATACAACCTTGATGGGTGCTGAAAATCTCTTGAAGGATAATGATGTAGAGATTATTGTTCTAAACGATTCAAGATGCAATGAGCTATTTGAAAGCTTTGTAAATGAAAACCCAGGAGTTTGGGAGAAGGAGCTTGCAAAGGTAGGAAACACTACAGAGCTAAAGAAATGA
- the cfbA gene encoding sirohydrochlorin nickelochelatase codes for MTYEDTAVLLLSHGSTLPYAEEVFKKICAKFKAKTEFDAEVGYMKVARPNLPEAINILKERNPNLKRIIATPVFLAAGIHTNIDIPIILGLEPKETDPRQPDGIYPEGHYLYGLEEVDFDGEIDLLGPIGPNPKLLKIINNKISGALEESELDADAKTGVLLVVHGSRLNYSKEFITDLFGQFEAQTEYPCDFGFMELVDPNIPTSINKLVSENEVDRLVVVPVFIAPGAHTTRDIPTILGFIEDDGTGHHHHHHHDHGHSHSHDHEHSHDHDHDHGHSHSHGHHHHHHGHDDVKMEFDGEILYPDPICDDDVLIEILEDMVKEALE; via the coding sequence ATGACTTATGAAGACACTGCTGTATTATTGTTAAGCCATGGAAGTACTCTTCCCTATGCAGAGGAAGTTTTTAAAAAGATATGCGCTAAGTTTAAGGCAAAGACAGAATTTGATGCTGAAGTAGGATACATGAAAGTGGCTCGTCCAAACTTACCTGAAGCCATTAACATTTTAAAAGAACGCAATCCTAACTTAAAACGCATTATAGCTACTCCAGTATTTTTAGCTGCTGGAATTCACACTAACATTGACATACCAATCATACTTGGTCTTGAACCTAAGGAAACAGATCCAAGACAACCGGATGGAATCTATCCTGAAGGACATTATTTATACGGCCTTGAAGAGGTTGATTTCGATGGAGAAATTGACTTATTAGGTCCTATTGGCCCTAATCCAAAGCTATTGAAAATTATCAACAATAAAATAAGCGGTGCACTTGAAGAATCAGAGCTTGACGCAGATGCAAAAACCGGAGTATTGCTAGTTGTACACGGAAGCAGATTGAATTACAGCAAGGAATTTATCACAGACCTTTTCGGACAATTTGAAGCTCAAACTGAATATCCATGTGACTTTGGATTCATGGAACTTGTAGACCCTAACATTCCAACTTCAATCAATAAGCTTGTAAGCGAAAATGAAGTTGACCGATTGGTTGTCGTTCCTGTATTCATTGCTCCTGGAGCACATACTACAAGGGACATTCCAACTATTTTAGGATTCATAGAAGATGATGGAACTGGCCATCACCATCACCATCATCACGACCATGGACATTCTCACTCCCATGACCATGAACACAGTCATGACCACGACCATGATCATGGCCATAGTCATTCTCATGGACATCATCACCATCATCATGGCCATGATGATGTGAAAATGGAATTTGATGGGGAAATATTATATCCAGACCCAATCTGTGACGATGATGTTTTAATTGAAATCCTTGAAGACATGGTTAAAGAGGCATTAGAATAG
- a CDS encoding Zn-ribbon domain-containing OB-fold protein, with amino-acid sequence MSDTVRTWRHIQQRYNLVGSKCTTCGQVFFPQRVICPDCRRKGNIENIQFSGKGKIFTYSVIRTPTSDFKKIAPYAVAIIELEEGAKVTAQIVDADVDDIQIGDPVEMVFRKIREDGPDGVISYGFKFKIVK; translated from the coding sequence ATGTCTGATACTGTAAGAACCTGGCGTCATATCCAACAAAGATATAACCTTGTTGGATCAAAATGTACTACTTGTGGTCAAGTGTTTTTCCCACAAAGAGTAATCTGTCCTGATTGTAGAAGAAAAGGAAACATTGAAAATATCCAATTTTCAGGAAAAGGAAAAATATTTACCTATTCTGTAATTAGAACACCTACTTCTGACTTCAAGAAAATAGCTCCTTATGCTGTAGCTATCATTGAACTTGAAGAAGGTGCTAAAGTAACTGCACAAATCGTTGACGCAGATGTTGATGATATTCAAATCGGAGACCCTGTAGAAATGGTCTTTAGAAAAATCCGTGAAGACGGCCCTGATGGTGTAATTTCATACGGATTCAAATTTAAAATTGTAAAATAA
- a CDS encoding Cdc6/Cdc18 family protein: MSDNIFEGLDEYLPMDDNIFKDKKPLDHRFLPDNLPHRKEQITSIARYWVEALKGTTPSNITIYGKTGTGKTAAAKFAREQLIEAARDKPVSISVEYVRCTDFNTEYQVLTYLCQKLGREVPNRGWTKGEIVNAFRDVLKRNVFGRNRILIVILDEVDILLEKDGDGLLYTLTRTDNIAILSISNYLNFKQFIKPRVASSLMDKEIVFPPYDAEQLADILNERSELAFYENTLEDSVIPLCSAMAAKEEGDARYALDLLESAGDIAIDKGSEKVLGQYVREAKDVIEYNKVKDVIVTLPTQQQRVLAAILRLTQEGEEITSGKLFEAYKEISKGDAVTYRRIFDFVNELEMLGIISTNTVSKGRAKGRTNIISLQIDTDLLEENLYSVL, encoded by the coding sequence ATGAGTGACAACATTTTCGAAGGGCTTGATGAATACTTGCCTATGGATGACAATATCTTTAAGGATAAGAAACCTTTGGATCATCGTTTCTTACCTGATAACTTGCCACATAGGAAAGAACAGATCACATCTATTGCCAGATATTGGGTAGAGGCATTAAAAGGCACTACTCCATCAAACATTACTATTTATGGAAAAACAGGAACAGGTAAGACAGCAGCTGCAAAATTTGCAAGAGAGCAATTGATTGAAGCAGCTCGTGACAAGCCTGTTTCCATTTCAGTGGAATATGTCAGATGCACGGATTTCAATACAGAGTATCAAGTGCTCACTTACTTATGTCAAAAGCTAGGAAGGGAAGTTCCTAATCGTGGTTGGACAAAAGGGGAAATTGTAAATGCATTTAGAGATGTATTGAAAAGAAATGTATTTGGAAGGAACCGTATCTTGATTGTCATTTTAGACGAAGTTGACATTCTTCTTGAGAAGGATGGTGACGGCTTATTATATACCCTTACCAGAACAGACAACATTGCAATATTGTCAATCAGTAATTACCTTAACTTCAAGCAATTCATTAAGCCAAGAGTTGCAAGCAGTCTAATGGATAAGGAAATAGTGTTCCCACCTTATGATGCGGAGCAATTGGCTGACATCTTGAATGAAAGATCCGAACTTGCATTTTATGAAAACACTCTTGAAGACAGCGTAATTCCATTATGTTCAGCTATGGCTGCTAAAGAGGAAGGGGATGCAAGATATGCACTTGACTTATTGGAAAGCGCAGGAGACATTGCAATTGACAAGGGATCTGAAAAGGTTTTAGGTCAATATGTACGTGAAGCTAAAGATGTCATTGAGTACAATAAGGTTAAGGATGTCATTGTAACATTGCCTACCCAACAGCAAAGGGTTCTTGCTGCTATCTTAAGATTGACTCAAGAAGGAGAGGAAATCACTTCAGGTAAATTATTTGAGGCCTATAAGGAGATTTCAAAAGGGGATGCTGTTACCTATAGAAGAATCTTTGACTTTGTAAATGAGTTGGAGATGTTAGGTATCATTTCCACAAACACTGTATCCAAAGGCAGAGCTAAAGGCAGAACCAATATCATTAGCTTGCAAATTGATACAGATCTTTTGGAAGAGAATTTGTATAGTGTTTTATAG
- a CDS encoding DUF2299 domain-containing protein codes for MAIDEEQVRNWLMEEDLIREKIFDENANFHYIINFPNNNAMDIINPKGKPDILLIGCATEVSQEEQNIIKSSPKDINQEFIWKIRFALNEMLLDFELDHPNDQLKRFIITDDIFGDGLSKHVLIKTIKKVFKGKLQCIWILGKTYGSIQNNDIPDL; via the coding sequence ATGGCAATAGATGAAGAACAAGTCAGAAACTGGTTAATGGAAGAGGATCTTATCCGTGAAAAGATATTTGATGAAAACGCTAATTTCCATTACATCATTAACTTTCCAAACAACAATGCAATGGACATAATCAATCCTAAAGGAAAACCAGATATTCTATTGATTGGATGTGCAACTGAAGTTTCACAGGAAGAGCAGAACATTATTAAAAGCAGTCCTAAAGACATCAATCAGGAATTCATTTGGAAGATAAGATTTGCATTGAATGAAATGCTTCTTGATTTTGAATTGGATCATCCCAATGATCAATTGAAAAGATTCATCATCACAGATGACATATTTGGAGATGGACTCTCAAAACATGTTTTAATCAAAACAATAAAGAAAGTGTTCAAGGGAAAGCTTCAATGCATATGGATTCTTGGAAAAACATATGGATCTATTCAAAACAATGATATTCCTGATTTATAA
- a CDS encoding cobalamin biosynthesis protein — MITELYSNSIYMLLTILLFALAFDLLIGEFPAKLHPVVWIGSIISFFKKYLIGYDNKISGLILSIGVIAVSSLIVLVPMLVIKHFMYLNDGMIYLFKLVALLLLSSTFSVKLLIDSARDVAHDLKNNNLKKARQAVSYLVSRKTSELNKEHVISAVIETLTENIPDSYVSTIFYYSIVGIIAFLLGFNDFTVVILAVLAAMIHRVVDTMDSMLGYKTDELYNIGFVLAHLDDILNYIPARISGFLIIISAAFLALNWRGAYYIMQRDARNCDSPNSGYTMATVAGALNIQLEKEGVYTLGDNLHPLKVECIDKAIDIARLSIFLITIFFFFVFMDLILLQL, encoded by the coding sequence ATGATAACTGAACTTTACTCAAATTCAATTTATATGCTGCTAACAATACTGCTCTTTGCTTTGGCATTTGATTTATTGATAGGAGAGTTTCCTGCAAAATTGCATCCTGTTGTATGGATTGGAAGCATCATCAGCTTTTTCAAGAAATATCTTATAGGATATGACAATAAGATATCTGGACTTATTCTTTCTATCGGTGTAATAGCTGTTTCTTCACTTATTGTTTTAGTGCCAATGCTAGTCATAAAGCATTTCATGTACCTTAATGATGGAATGATATACCTATTCAAATTAGTGGCCCTTTTATTGTTGTCATCCACTTTTTCAGTTAAACTTCTCATTGATTCAGCACGAGATGTGGCACATGACTTGAAAAACAATAATTTAAAGAAGGCACGTCAAGCAGTAAGCTATTTGGTAAGCAGGAAAACAAGTGAATTGAATAAGGAGCATGTCATTTCAGCTGTTATTGAAACATTAACTGAAAACATTCCAGATTCCTATGTTTCAACTATTTTTTACTATTCAATCGTTGGTATCATAGCATTCCTTTTAGGATTCAATGATTTCACTGTAGTTATATTGGCTGTGCTTGCAGCAATGATCCATAGAGTTGTCGATACCATGGATTCAATGCTTGGATACAAAACAGATGAGCTTTATAATATAGGATTTGTTCTCGCTCATTTGGATGATATATTGAATTATATTCCTGCCAGGATATCCGGATTTCTAATAATAATATCTGCAGCATTCTTAGCTCTAAATTGGAGAGGGGCATATTACATAATGCAAAGAGATGCTAGAAACTGTGACAGTCCTAATTCAGGATACACAATGGCAACTGTGGCAGGAGCATTGAACATTCAGCTTGAAAAAGAGGGAGTCTATACATTAGGTGACAATTTGCATCCTCTTAAAGTGGAATGCATTGACAAGGCAATAGACATTGCAAGACTTAGCATATTCTTGATTACAATATTTTTCTTTTTCGTATTTATGGATTTGATTCTTCTTCAGTTATAG
- a CDS encoding ARPP-1 family domain-containing protein, translated as MEKTNKNIENSEVNEDLNKFENIAFIDINGTKISIELLDSQKYENVEAIPIKSDFFGKKDFLTLKKGYEMNLVEIKELEHSTVNTVSCKNDSVTPLILIDGDEITGAMQNRIINDTLLIPAKSTINIPVSCTEHGRWHTKGEGAESRTFKPSLYSANHSTRSRKSRASYEERDYQGEVWDSISEFESRSNFKSMTSALNDSYENLKDKQNDYLSKFHIEDGQNGVIFIVNGEVKGLELFYNHSIYKEYHEKLCRSYIIEAIVEKKSVDDIDRLELMKVLENISQSEFKSKKSIGLGDNLKFSNDFGSGSGLVWEDELIHMTFFKDFVINEVII; from the coding sequence GTGGAAAAGACAAACAAAAATATAGAAAATAGCGAAGTGAATGAAGACTTGAACAAATTTGAAAACATTGCATTTATTGACATAAACGGCACTAAAATATCCATTGAGCTATTGGATAGCCAAAAGTACGAAAATGTAGAGGCAATTCCAATTAAGAGTGATTTCTTTGGGAAAAAGGATTTCCTTACTCTTAAGAAAGGATATGAGATGAACCTTGTTGAAATCAAGGAACTTGAGCATTCAACAGTGAATACCGTTTCATGCAAAAACGATTCAGTAACTCCACTAATATTAATTGATGGTGATGAAATTACCGGTGCAATGCAAAACCGTATCATAAATGACACTTTGCTCATTCCAGCCAAATCAACAATTAATATTCCAGTTAGCTGCACTGAACATGGAAGATGGCACACTAAAGGAGAAGGTGCGGAATCAAGAACCTTCAAGCCATCATTGTACTCTGCAAATCACAGTACAAGAAGCAGAAAATCAAGAGCTTCCTATGAAGAACGTGACTATCAAGGTGAAGTATGGGATTCCATTAGTGAATTTGAATCAAGATCAAATTTCAAATCAATGACCAGTGCTTTAAACGACAGCTATGAAAACCTTAAGGATAAGCAAAATGACTACTTGAGCAAATTCCATATCGAAGATGGTCAAAATGGAGTTATATTCATAGTGAATGGGGAAGTTAAAGGATTGGAATTGTTCTACAATCATAGCATTTACAAGGAGTATCATGAAAAGCTCTGCAGAAGCTATATCATAGAAGCTATTGTTGAAAAGAAATCTGTAGATGATATTGACAGATTGGAACTCATGAAGGTTTTGGAGAACATCTCACAAAGCGAGTTCAAGTCTAAAAAATCTATAGGTCTTGGGGACAATCTCAAGTTTTCAAATGATTTCGGATCAGGTTCTGGCCTTGTATGGGAGGATGAACTGATTCACATGACTTTCTTTAAGGATTTTGTAATCAATGAAGTTATTATCTAA
- a CDS encoding HIRAN domain-containing protein, producing MNKEKFNEKYVTVICFNQFHGKKIFKIGSILKLIKEPDNNHDSEAIRVEMRYAGKVGYLANSTKTVVRGTMSSGRVYDKIDDENAYAIVKFISHQNVIAKIIEEDELAELRKDPENDVNFI from the coding sequence ATGAACAAAGAAAAATTCAATGAAAAATATGTAACTGTAATCTGTTTTAACCAATTTCATGGAAAGAAGATATTTAAGATTGGTTCTATTTTAAAGCTCATTAAAGAGCCGGATAACAACCACGACTCAGAAGCCATAAGAGTTGAAATGAGATATGCCGGCAAAGTGGGATACTTGGCAAACAGCACTAAAACCGTTGTTAGAGGCACTATGAGTTCAGGAAGGGTTTATGATAAGATCGATGATGAAAATGCATATGCGATTGTAAAGTTCATTTCCCATCAAAATGTCATTGCTAAAATCATCGAAGAGGATGAACTTGCTGAACTTAGAAAAGATCCTGAAAATGATGTGAATTTCATTTAA
- a CDS encoding UPF0147 family protein — protein sequence MVEETFEEVSAILKHIMENPSVPRNIRRAADESFQTLNDESEDPTVRASAVILKLDEISNDPNIPVHARTLIWEILSKLEAITV from the coding sequence ATGGTAGAAGAAACTTTTGAAGAAGTATCCGCAATTTTAAAACATATTATGGAAAACCCAAGTGTACCACGTAATATTAGAAGAGCTGCAGATGAATCTTTCCAAACATTAAACGATGAAAGTGAAGATCCAACTGTAAGAGCTAGTGCTGTAATCTTAAAGTTAGATGAAATCAGCAACGATCCAAATATCCCAGTTCATGCAAGAACCTTAATTTGGGAAATCTTATCTAAATTGGAAGCTATCACAGTTTAA
- a CDS encoding Panacea domain-containing protein — MDFDKDKFKMVLHHIIYKCGFRNTVGRTVLHKLLYFSDFNYYKEFNQSITNESYVKKERGPVPIHFEMAIEELVEENKISLGKRRLPCGKIMNRYFSLKGPEIDLKNEELTIVNKVIKELSHLNGKQIGEYSLRDYPVKRTEEDEIIDYDLTFSRKSNNHDKVYVKIS, encoded by the coding sequence ATGGACTTTGATAAAGATAAATTCAAAATGGTGTTGCATCACATCATCTACAAGTGCGGTTTCAGAAACACTGTTGGAAGAACAGTTCTTCACAAGTTGCTTTACTTTTCAGACTTCAATTATTATAAGGAGTTCAACCAATCAATTACAAATGAATCCTACGTAAAGAAGGAAAGAGGGCCTGTGCCGATTCATTTTGAAATGGCCATAGAGGAATTGGTTGAGGAAAATAAGATAAGCTTGGGAAAGAGAAGATTGCCTTGCGGCAAGATAATGAATAGGTATTTTTCCTTAAAGGGACCTGAAATTGATTTGAAAAATGAGGAATTGACCATTGTAAATAAGGTCATTAAGGAATTGAGTCATTTAAACGGCAAGCAGATTGGAGAGTATTCCCTTAGGGATTATCCTGTCAAGCGTACTGAAGAGGATGAAATTATTGATTATGACTTGACATTTTCTCGAAAATCAAATAATCATGATAAAGTCTATGTTAAAATCAGTTGA
- the tsaA gene encoding tRNA (N6-threonylcarbamoyladenosine(37)-N6)-methyltransferase TrmO: MKIEFESIGTIHSPFKELEGMPIQPTGAKGIKGKICLKNEFKPGLKDIDGFSHLILIYHLHKTNGNALEVKPFMDTQTHGVFATRSPKRPNNIGMTTVKLDKVEDDILYISNVDILDGTPLLDIKPYVPQLFEDTLVDDLKIGWFEKNHQKAKSQKADDRFIK; encoded by the coding sequence ATGAAAATTGAATTTGAAAGCATTGGAACAATACATTCCCCATTTAAAGAGTTAGAGGGAATGCCAATCCAACCAACTGGCGCTAAGGGAATAAAGGGAAAAATATGCCTTAAAAATGAATTCAAGCCAGGATTAAAGGATATTGATGGTTTTTCACATCTTATACTCATATATCACTTGCATAAGACAAATGGAAATGCACTCGAAGTGAAACCATTCATGGACACTCAAACACATGGAGTATTTGCTACAAGATCTCCAAAAAGGCCTAACAATATTGGAATGACTACTGTAAAATTGGATAAGGTGGAAGACGACATTCTCTATATTTCCAATGTGGACATACTTGACGGCACTCCACTACTTGACATCAAGCCATATGTTCCTCAGCTATTTGAAGACACTTTAGTTGATGATTTAAAAATAGGATGGTTTGAAAAAAACCATCAAAAGGCAAAAAGCCAAAAGGCAGATGACAGATTCATAAAATGA
- a CDS encoding class II aldolase/adducin family protein: MEKEIVKSVVEMSAYVFERGLVSGKAGNVSARFKGEKGDIVAITPTLKSLADLREEDIVLVNEKGELLTKGKPSSEVGMHLAIYREKPDVYGIAHTHSPYATGFAFSAKKIKRLEGFGAIKSEYLKDIEYFKPGSKELAEAASEALKTEDAIILKNHGVIATGETVKEAAALVEFVEEIAKTQFVTHVLNSIE; this comes from the coding sequence ATGGAAAAGGAAATTGTAAAATCCGTAGTTGAAATGTCAGCTTATGTTTTTGAAAGAGGATTGGTCTCTGGAAAAGCGGGCAATGTAAGTGCAAGATTCAAAGGTGAAAAGGGTGATATTGTAGCCATTACACCTACCTTAAAATCCCTTGCAGACTTAAGGGAAGAGGATATTGTTCTTGTAAATGAAAAGGGTGAACTCCTAACCAAAGGAAAGCCATCATCTGAAGTGGGAATGCATTTGGCGATATATAGAGAAAAGCCTGATGTTTATGGAATCGCACATACCCATTCACCATATGCAACAGGATTTGCATTTTCTGCCAAGAAAATAAAGCGTCTTGAAGGATTTGGAGCTATTAAGTCAGAATACCTTAAGGACATTGAATACTTCAAGCCTGGAAGCAAGGAACTTGCTGAAGCTGCAAGTGAAGCTCTAAAGACAGAGGATGCAATCATCTTGAAGAACCATGGAGTCATAGCTACTGGAGAGACAGTGAAGGAAGCGGCTGCTCTTGTTGAATTCGTTGAGGAAATAGCTAAAACACAGTTTGTGACTCATGTGTTGAATTCAATTGAATAG